The following coding sequences are from one Buchnera aphidicola (Periphyllus testudinaceus) window:
- the leuS gene encoding leucine--tRNA ligase, with translation MKKKYNPKKIEKKLQKKWKTEQTFKVYEDLEKKKYYCVPMLPYPSGNLHIGHVRNYTISDVISRYHRMLGENVLQPIGWDSFGLPAEEAAKQNNQNPYDWTKKNIQDMKKQLKKLGLSYDWSREISTCDPNYYKWEQWFFIQLYKKNLVYKKTALVKWCSKDHTVLANEQVIKGKCWRCDTKIKLKKLPQWFLKIRKYAEELYQGIKLLKGWPEKVKTMQKNWIGRTKGIELSLKINKSKKIIKGYTTKIYSLLNAKYLAISPDHKYVKTLIKKNSNLKKLVKNQLKKLTSTSNFKKIKNIGINTKKFAINPLNKKKIPIWIANFVFIKYGTNAIIASPKFSLEHLIFYNKNLLFKKNNKLYKKIKYIKKNKQKNTISSKKILKIIKEKKCGKIKIKYKLQNWNISRQRYWGTPIPIATKENNSIVTIPTKKLPVLLPKFDNYFYKKNTSKIKINGILAKIEKDTFDTFMESSWYYARYTCPHYSEGMLDSFSSKYWLPIDQYIGGIEHATMHLIYFRFYHKLLRDFNLVNTDEPAKKLLCQGMVLSHAFYYLKNNIKIWINIKKISIKLDKKNNIISISDFKGKKVFYAGMIKMSKSKKNGIEPKTVIKKYGADTIRLFVMFSAPVNSDLQWNDLSVKGIHRFLNKLWKFCYFNNKFFKKTKKNKKEKLNLKQNKIHFYLNKTILKVSKDINIRQTFHTSISRIMKFFKYIKKINIKNDYEYFLIRKSLIIILKLLNPFIPHFSHSILTSFKKKSYVNINKWPKIEKKYLKEKKIKIIIQINGKMNCILSTKKNLSKKDIFKKSMKNSIIIKKIHNKTIIKKFFIPNKILNLITLN, from the coding sequence CAGAACAAACATTCAAAGTATATGAAGATCTTGAAAAAAAAAAATATTATTGTGTACCTATGCTACCTTATCCTTCTGGAAATCTACATATTGGTCATGTAAGAAACTATACTATAAGTGATGTAATATCTAGATATCATAGAATGCTAGGAGAAAATGTTTTACAGCCAATAGGATGGGATTCTTTTGGATTACCTGCAGAAGAAGCAGCCAAACAAAATAATCAAAATCCATATGATTGGACCAAAAAAAATATTCAAGATATGAAAAAACAATTGAAAAAATTAGGTTTAAGTTATGATTGGAGTAGAGAAATTTCAACATGTGACCCAAATTATTATAAATGGGAGCAATGGTTTTTCATTCAATTATATAAAAAAAATTTAGTCTATAAAAAAACAGCTTTAGTAAAATGGTGTTCAAAAGATCATACTGTTTTAGCAAACGAACAAGTTATAAAAGGAAAATGTTGGAGATGCGACACAAAAATTAAATTAAAAAAATTACCTCAATGGTTTTTAAAAATTAGAAAATATGCAGAAGAATTATATCAAGGAATTAAATTACTAAAAGGATGGCCTGAAAAAGTAAAAACTATGCAAAAAAATTGGATAGGAAGAACAAAAGGAATAGAACTATCTTTAAAAATAAATAAAAGTAAAAAAATAATTAAAGGATATACAACTAAAATATATAGTTTATTAAACGCTAAATATCTTGCAATATCTCCAGATCATAAATATGTTAAAACATTAATAAAAAAAAATTCTAATCTTAAAAAATTAGTTAAAAATCAATTAAAAAAATTAACGTCAACTTCAAATTTTAAAAAAATAAAAAATATAGGAATAAATACAAAAAAATTTGCAATTAATCCATTAAACAAAAAAAAAATTCCAATATGGATAGCTAATTTTGTTTTTATAAAATATGGAACTAATGCAATAATAGCATCTCCTAAATTTAGTTTAGAACATTTAATTTTTTATAATAAAAATTTATTATTTAAAAAAAATAATAAATTATATAAAAAAATTAAATATATTAAAAAAAATAAACAAAAAAACACAATAAGTTCTAAAAAAATTTTAAAAATAATAAAAGAAAAAAAATGTGGAAAAATAAAAATAAAATATAAATTACAAAATTGGAATATTTCTAGACAAAGATATTGGGGAACTCCAATTCCAATAGCAACAAAAGAAAATAATTCTATTGTAACTATTCCCACAAAAAAATTACCAGTATTACTTCCTAAGTTTGATAATTATTTTTATAAAAAAAATACTTCTAAAATAAAAATAAATGGAATATTAGCTAAAATTGAAAAAGATACATTTGATACATTTATGGAATCTTCTTGGTATTATGCAAGATATACATGCCCGCATTATTCAGAAGGAATGTTAGATTCTTTTTCTTCAAAATATTGGTTACCAATAGATCAATATATTGGAGGAATTGAACATGCTACTATGCATTTAATATATTTTAGATTTTATCATAAATTATTACGTGATTTTAATTTAGTAAATACAGATGAACCAGCTAAAAAATTATTATGTCAAGGAATGGTTCTATCACATGCTTTTTATTATTTAAAAAATAATATAAAAATATGGATTAATATAAAAAAAATTTCAATCAAACTAGATAAAAAAAATAATATTATTTCTATTTCTGATTTTAAAGGAAAAAAAGTATTTTACGCTGGAATGATAAAAATGTCAAAATCTAAAAAAAATGGAATAGAACCAAAAACAGTTATTAAAAAATATGGAGCAGATACAATAAGATTGTTTGTTATGTTTTCAGCACCAGTAAATTCAGATTTACAATGGAACGATCTTAGTGTTAAAGGAATACATAGATTCTTAAATAAACTATGGAAATTTTGTTATTTTAACAATAAATTTTTTAAAAAAACAAAAAAAAATAAAAAAGAAAAACTAAACTTAAAACAAAATAAAATACATTTTTATTTAAATAAAACAATTTTAAAAGTATCCAAAGATATTAATATAAGACAAACTTTTCATACTTCTATATCTCGAATTATGAAATTCTTTAAATATATAAAAAAAATAAATATAAAAAATGATTATGAATACTTTTTAATAAGAAAATCTTTAATTATTATATTAAAATTATTAAATCCATTTATTCCACATTTTAGTCATTCAATTCTCACTTCATTTAAAAAAAAATCTTATGTTAATATTAATAAATGGCCAAAAATAGAAAAAAAATATTTAAAAGAAAAAAAAATAAAAATTATTATTCAAATTAATGGAAAAATGAATTGTATATTATCAACAAAAAAAAATTTGTCAAAAAAAGATATTTTTAAAAAATCTATGAAAAATTCTATAATAATAAAAAAAATACATAATAAAACTATTATAAAAAAATTTTTTATTCCTAATAAAATATTAAACTTAATAACATTAAATTAA
- the holA gene encoding DNA polymerase III subunit delta: MNTYKIINDIYKKNKSCYIIYGKEYFLIQKYKEIILKKLKKNNIKNFINIEINVDKNWEEFFYKCKKRNFFYKKKIIILKININNINNNILKKIHKNKFIINFNIIIIILKESNYKKIINYNLKKKIFKNQLLIPCFNFKKYEFFQWITTYLKNNTIDEKSKNFLYKRYKNDILLLNQNLDFLSLSLLNKKITIKKIKKILIHDKVYTIFEWMNYLLLGKNKKSLLILHILYKIKTAPLIIVRFLENKIVNLILLKKKKKNKIEKFFKEKKIWQSHKKLYLRSIKKNKYSNFLKIIKSLNWIKLSIKSIEEESIWIILKEISIMFK; the protein is encoded by the coding sequence ATGAATACATACAAAATAATTAATGATATTTATAAAAAAAATAAATCTTGTTATATAATATATGGAAAAGAATATTTTTTAATACAAAAATATAAAGAAATAATATTAAAAAAATTAAAAAAAAATAACATAAAAAATTTTATAAATATTGAAATAAATGTTGATAAAAATTGGGAAGAATTTTTTTATAAATGTAAAAAAAGAAACTTTTTTTACAAAAAAAAAATTATAATATTAAAAATTAATATAAATAATATAAATAATAATATTTTGAAAAAAATTCATAAAAATAAATTTATTATTAATTTTAATATAATAATAATTATTTTAAAAGAATCAAATTATAAAAAAATAATAAATTATAATTTAAAAAAAAAAATTTTTAAAAATCAATTATTGATACCTTGTTTTAATTTTAAAAAATATGAATTTTTTCAATGGATAACAACATACTTAAAAAATAACACAATTGATGAAAAATCTAAAAATTTTTTATATAAAAGATATAAAAACGATATTTTATTATTAAATCAAAATTTAGATTTTTTATCTTTGTCTTTATTAAATAAAAAAATTACAATAAAAAAAATAAAAAAAATTCTTATACATGACAAAGTATATACAATTTTTGAATGGATGAATTATTTATTATTAGGAAAAAATAAAAAATCTCTATTAATATTACACATATTATATAAAATAAAAACAGCTCCTTTAATTATAGTAAGATTTTTAGAAAATAAAATAGTTAATCTAATTTTATTAAAAAAAAAAAAAAAAAATAAAATAGAAAAATTCTTTAAAGAAAAAAAAATATGGCAATCACATAAAAAACTATATCTTCGCTCAATTAAAAAAAATAAATATTCAAACTTTTTAAAAATAATTAAATCATTAAACTGGATTAAATTATCTATTAAAAGTATAGAAGAAGAATCAATATGGATAATTTTAAAAGAAATATCCATTATGTTTAAATAA
- a CDS encoding sulfurtransferase TusA family protein translates to MKKKIFNLKGFRCPDTMLFLRNKLRSIKTGEVILIISDDITIHKEIIFLCNFSNYILVKYKNYKIPYYYTIKKIKS, encoded by the coding sequence ATGAAAAAAAAAATTTTTAATTTAAAAGGTTTTAGATGTCCTGATACAATGTTATTTTTAAGAAATAAACTCCGATCAATAAAAACCGGAGAAGTTATTTTAATAATTTCAGATGATATTACAATACATAAAGAAATAATTTTTTTATGTAATTTTTCAAATTATATTTTAGTAAAATATAAAAATTATAAAATTCCATATTATTATACTATAAAAAAAATAAAATCATAA